In Anthocerotibacter panamensis C109, the sequence TGGGGGAGATTGTTCAGCGCGGCAATGCGGAACAACGGTCTTGGGCCTACCAGACTTCCGTGCTGTCTGAGAACATCCGGGGACAGCGTCAGGCTTTGGGTCCACTTCTGGCCGCGAGGTCTACTCCGTCCGCCCCCGGTAAAGCGCGTAGGGTCTACGACAGTCGCCAGGGTATGGACCTGCCCGGTGTCTTGGTCCGCAGCGAAGGGGACCCCGCCCATGTGGACCCTGCGGTGAACGAAGCCTACGACGGAGCCGGAGCGACCTACGACCTCTACCACGAGGTGTATGACCGGCGTTCGGTGGATGACCGTGACATGGATTTGGTCTCCACTGTCCACTACAGCCAGAAGTACGATAATGCCTTCTGGAATGGTACACAGATGGTCTATGGGGATGGAGATGGACAACTCTTCCAACGATTTACCATTGCCCTCGATATCATCGGTCATGAACTCACCCACGGAGTAACGCAGTATGAAGCGGCGCTGGTCTATCAGGGACAGTCGGGAGCCTTGAACGAATCTTTTTCCGATGTCTTCGGCTCTCTCGTGAAACAACGGGCGCTCAAACAGACGGTAGACCAAGCGGATTGGCTGATCGGTGCAGGATTGTTGGCCCCTGGAGTCCAGGGGATGGCGCTGCGCTCCTTGAAAGCTCCAGGAACCGCCTATGATGACCCGGTCCTCGGCAAAGACCCACAACCATCCCACCTGCGCGACCTCTACAAGGGCTCCGATGACAATGGTGGGGTCCATATTAATTCTGGGATTCCGAATCATGCTTTCTTTTTGGCGGCGGTCACTATGGGAGGGTTTGCTTGGGAGAAAGCGGGGCGCATCTGGTACCTTGCCCTGCGCGACCGCTTGCGTAGTACGTCCAATTTCAAACGTGCTGCTCTCGCCACGATCCAAGTCGCCGGAGAACTCTACGGAACAGGCAGTTTAGAGCAAAAAGCAGTGCAGGACGCTTGGCATACCGTTGGCGTCACCCATTAGGATAAGGCTATTGCAAGGTGAACGGACTTAGACGACGGGAGTTTAGCTTAGGCTGGGCAGGAATATTTTTGGGGGCATTTCCGGTTCTAGCCTGCCCTATTCCGAGGAAGACGATGCAGATTTCTTTTGTGCGTACGGGAGGATTTGCGGGCCTACGCCAGACAGCACAGGTGGATGTGACTACCCTCCCGCCGGACCAGGCACGACAAGTGCGGGCATGGCTTGCTGCTGCGGATTTCTTTCACCTACCCCAGACCCTAACTGCCCCACACCCACAGCCGGACCGCTTCCAGTATCAGATCACGATTGAGACGGATACAGAGCGCCATACAGTACGCACCAGTGAGGAGACCATGCCCAAAAGCCTCCGCCCGCTGGTTGATTGGCTGACTGCGCAGACTCGGCCCTATCGGCCCCAATAGAACGGCGATACCCTCAAGTCCTCCGTACCCCAATAGCTCCCGCCATCATCAACAGAGCTGCTGACCCAAAACCCACTCCCGGCCCCAGCGTAGCCCACAGCCAACCCACGCTGAGACTACTGACAAAATCGCCCAGGCCATTGACTACCGCCAGACTCCCGAAGCCAGTGCCGCGCAAGGAGGTGGGTAACCGCTCGGCGGCCAAGGTATCCTCCAAGGTCTCCTCAATCCCCAGGTAGGTCCCACCTAAGACAAAGAGCAAGGCTAAAAGGGGCAAGGAGTCCACCCCTAAGGCCATCAGCAAGGCGCTCAAGGCTCCGAGGAGGTAGCCCCCCGCCAGGAGGGTGCGTTTGTCCATCCGGTCCGCCAAAATACCCGCTGGGTAGGAAGTAGCGGCATAGACGGCATTGTGCAGGGCGTAGAGGCCGACACTGATGGTTGCGGCCTGGGCCATGCCCAGGCTGGGGCTCAAGACCTTTACGGCATAGAGAATCATCAGAGAGTGGGCAAAATCCCCCGCCCCAAAAAGGCCCATAGCCCCCAGCAGACGGATAAAAGGCCGGGGTAACCCCTGCATACTTGCCAGGAAGGGGCGGGGGTCTGGGGTCCGGTCCGGGGTTTCCTGTACCCAAAAGACGACCGCCAAAACGGATAGGAGGGCCGGAAGAACCGCTAGCCACAGCAGAGGCTGTTGCTTGAGACCGCTCGCCAGGAGTGCCAAGGTGACTAGGGGTGCGAGCACGGCCCCCAAGGTGTCCATGGTGCGCTCAAAGCCAAACGCCCTGCCATAGGTCTCAGGGGTCACCGCTTCAGCGAGGAGGGCTTTGCGCGCTGGGGTACGCAGCCCGCGCGCGACCCAGGCCAGCCCCCGCCCGAGCAAGACCAGGCCCCAGTTGGTGGCGAGTGCCATCAGTCCGGTGGCGACCGCCATACCGGCATAGCCCGCAGCACACAGGGGCTTACGCCGCGCAATCCGGTCCGTCAACCAGCCGCCGTAGAGCTTGGCTGCGCTAGACAGCCCGTCCGCAACCCCTTCAACAGTACCCAGTGCCCCAGCAGCGAGGCCAAAGGAAGCAAGCAGGGACGGGAGTACGGAGGTCACGGTCTCATGGCTGAGGTCGCTAAAGAGTGACGCCATCCCGATGCCTAGGACCGTGGAATTGAGCCATTGGGCTTTTGGTTTCATCGAGCCCGCGCCAGGAGGACTAGGAGATTCTGGGTGAGGTGACGGATTTCTGGCAGAGGGAGCGGGCATTCGGCCTGGAGCTGGGCTACGGTTTTGCTGCCGTCGCAGCCCTTGAGCCAGTGCACTTGGGCTTCACTGAGGGTGAGTTCCTGGTAGCAATAGTTGAAGACTGTCCGACTCGGCCAGCGTCCAATGTACGGAGCGCGATGCGGGTGTGCAGCCAGCAGTTCGGAGTCGGTGGGTACCCAAGGGTGGAGGGGCGCGCGGCTCAAGAACAGCTCGTAGTGATTGGCGACCGGATCGAGCAGTTCGATGAGGCGGTAGCGGTCTGGAGCACAGAGAGACTGTGCTCTGGCCTGGAGTTCGGGATGGTTCCCCAAGAGGCGTTCTATTTGCCAAACTTCGGGGTTAGAGAAGGCTACAAAATGCAAGCGGGCTCCCTCAATCAACTCCAGGAGGGTATAGACGTTAAAACAGGTCTCTTGAACCTGGAGGTACATATCGGCAAAGGAACTGTCCTCGCGGTTTTCTGTGGCCCAGCGTTCTTGCTCGAAGCGGCGCAAGGGATTGTCGGGCGGTAGCGTCCTAAACAGCTCGCGACCCAGACGCACGCCCTGTGTCGCATCCTCGGGGGCAAAAAGGCGCAGGGCTTCTTGCATCAGAGCGATTTCCCGGCGGCCCAACTCGCTGTAGACGAACAGGTGCATCAGCCCGCCAGGAGCCAGCCGTTCACCCAGAATTTTTAGCCCCGCCACGGGATCGGGTAGGTGGTGGAGGACGCCCACGCAGTTGATGAAGTCATAGCTGCCGCACTTGAGGTCGAGGAGGCTGCCCTGCTGAAATTGGACCTTGGGTACCCCCGCCCGCCGACAGCGCTCCCTACCTACTTCTAGGGCCACTTCGCTGAGGTCGATAGCGGTGACCGTGGCCTGAGGATTTTGATAGCCCAAATACTGGCTACCAAACCCGGTCCCGCACCCGGCATCGAGGATGGTGAGGTCTTCGTGCTCGGGGAGGTAGCCATAGTACAGGCTGTGCACGATGGGCCAACTCCAACGCCAGTTCCACCCGAGAGGAGGGATGTCCAGCAAGGGCTCGGGTGGGTAGGGGTAGCGGTTATAAAAGGCCTGTACTTGTGCAGTGATGTCCATGGTGCTGACCTCATGACCGGGCGGATTTGAGCTGTCGGAGGAAGTTCTATCTATTGTGCGGCTTCAGGTGTTTTCCGAAGTAGGTGCGCGGACCAAGGGCGCGCTCGGTTCGGGTCAGCAGATCGAGGAGGGGTCCGCGAAGATAGCGCAGATGACCGTCAATATACATCGGGTGGAGCCTGTGGGTCGGGCCTAAGAGCGGCAGGATTGCGGGAGCGGCGAGGAGCGGCCGCCCTTGTCCCCAAACCAGATGTAGCGTAGCAGTGCTTAGGGTGAAAAGGGCTTCCCAGGGCGTCTGAGCACAGGGAGCCTCGAGCAGGAGGAAGTCGGATCGGGAGGAGGGAAGGCCCAGAATTCGGGCTGCTTGATGGGTGACCATAGCGTAGAGCACTTGGTCAGAAACCAACCCCAGTCGGCGAGCGAAGTGGATTTCGGCGATTAGGTCGTCGCTACCGGAGAGGGTGCTGTCGCTGCCGAGGGCGATGGGGATACCCTTTGCCTGGAGTGCTGGGATCGGTGCGGTCTGTCCGTAGAGATAGAGGTTGCTTGCGGGGCACCAGACCAGAGCGGTGCCGGACTGTTGTAGGAGGGCGATAGCTTGGGGGTTGAGATTGATGCCATGGATGAGGACAGTGCTTGGACCCAGCAGGTTGTGCTGGGCGAGGAAGGGGACTTCAGCGGCGGTGGTCGCGTCGGTACCTTCGGCACCATGGATAAAAAAGGGGCGCTCAGGGCGGCTCAGACGCTGCTGTCTGGATAAGTCCGTGCCTTGTGCTGGAGTGTGCGCCCATGTGTAGGGCGGGACGGTGATGGGGAAATCCCAATTCAGAGACCAGTGGCGGGGGTTGTGGTGTTGAACGGTGGTGACTCCCACAAGCAGGTTGCGGTAGGCTCCCCACAGTAAGCGGTCGCGCTTGGGGAGCGCTAGGATCGAGCGGATAGGCTCATGCTCAGGTCGATAAATCTCGGCTCCCCACTGATAACTGTTGGGATAAGGGGGTGTACCCAGCCGGGGATAGAGGTTGAAGTCTAAATGGTCGTGGGCATTGATGAGGGCGGGGAGGATCCAATAGGAGGTGCCCGCAAGGGGTTGGCCCGGTGGGGTGTTGTTTAGAAAGGCGGACAGAGCTTGGGGTATGGACATTTCCCTTAAATTATGCCTGTTGACCCCTGTCTATTTGGTCCGGCTCCGCTGTAAAGGCTCGCTAGAATCCGCTAGGGGTGTGTCAGCCAAGTGGGCACGAGACGTTGTGCCTGACGCAATTCAGTACGTAGTTGGCGGTAATGGGGTAGGTGGTGGGCTACCAAGGCCCAGAAGCGGGGGGAGTGGTTCATCTCACGGGTATGGCAGAGTTCGTGGATGAGGACATAGCGCACCAGAGGCGCAGGCAAAAAGAGTAGTTGTACGTTGAGTGAGATGGTACCTCGGCGAGAGCAGCTCCCCCAGCGCGTTTTCTGGCCTTTAATCAAGGCTTGGCTAAAAGGGAGCCCCGTCTCTAGGCTCAAAGACTCCAGCCAGGGTACCAGATGTTGTTGTGCTTTGTGGGTCAGCCAGCGGTAGAGCATCGGGCGACAGGTAGCCATATCCGCAACTTTTCCCTCCAAAATCAGCTCGTTACCGTGCATGCTGACTTTGGTCCGTGGCAGATCCGTCGGGGAATAAAAGACAGACCACTCCTCCGCCAAAGCCTCCAGAGACAGGACTGTGGGCAGATGATCTGGGGGATGGGCAAGGAGATGGGCCTGTTGTTGGGCCAGACGTTCGGTGGCCCGCCGGAGCCAATCGCGCTTGGCTTCCAAAATCTCCGGTATGCGTTGGCGATTAAAGCCGGGGGGGATCGTGACCACCAACCCCTTCTGGAGGGAGACTTTTAGATATACTTGGCGCGCCCGAGGACTCACCCGGAGTACATAGTCGGGCAGCGGGAGGAGCGGCTTGACCATCGGATCTCTCTGGAGTCTGTCCTGAATTTTGCCATGTTTAGGGTTTGCTTCTCCAGAAAGCGATCCAATCCTGACAGGGAGAGGGTACTCTACTGATAAGTCCGGATACCGGCCACCTTGGGGTATCATATGCAACCACCTACAGCAGAAGAATTGGTTCAACTGCTCAAGGAACGCGACCGCCTGATCCAACAGTTGGCCCAGGAGTTGGTCCACACCAACCAACACAACCGTTCTCTGCAAGCCCAACTCGACCAACGCCCCCAAGCCCAGGTCCCCCCCGCCTCTGAATCCATTCCCGCTACCGAGGAACAGACCATCTGGTTAGAGCGCCAATTAGCCCGTGCCCGTGAAGAGCTGTCGGCTAAAGAGAAAGAAAACCGCGTCCTCCTTGAGAACCTGCAACAAGCCCAACAGGATAATCAGAAACTACAGCAGTATCTGCGGGAGTTACCTGATCTGTATCGCCGGAAGTTTGCTGAGCGGCTGGTCCCTTTTAAAGAGCGCATGAGCCAGATCCAATCTGAGAATGACCGCCTCCAACAATTTATCCAGGGCTTGGAGCGACAACTACCCGAATCCCAACTCCCCCCCCTACTTCCCCCGCCCAAACAAATGCATAACACGGACGGGCACGGGTGAACGCCGCGCTCAAGCAATTTCAGGCTACGGCTCATCTGTTGGGAAGCTCTGCGGACTACGCTCGATCCGCGCTGCCTGCCTTGGAGCCTACTGTACTACCTTTGGATTGGCCCCAGTCTCTCGATGCGCTCTATCTGCCGGTGGTCTGGACCGCTAGGGGTCCTCTTTACGCTGAGGCGATTGGGGTGCGCGGTGAATTCTTGATCCAGCCCTGGGACTTGCCGGATGCTGCCCGCCAGGTGCTCTACGGATTTGCCCAACAGGTTTTACGGGGTCATCCAGTCTGGGGCGTG encodes:
- a CDS encoding M4 family metallopeptidase, producing MAATKDSSSAKNLHQCRNPLCCIISPHMLGEIVQRGNAEQRSWAYQTSVLSENIRGQRQALGPLLAARSTPSAPGKARRVYDSRQGMDLPGVLVRSEGDPAHVDPAVNEAYDGAGATYDLYHEVYDRRSVDDRDMDLVSTVHYSQKYDNAFWNGTQMVYGDGDGQLFQRFTIALDIIGHELTHGVTQYEAALVYQGQSGALNESFSDVFGSLVKQRALKQTVDQADWLIGAGLLAPGVQGMALRSLKAPGTAYDDPVLGKDPQPSHLRDLYKGSDDNGGVHINSGIPNHAFFLAAVTMGGFAWEKAGRIWYLALRDRLRSTSNFKRAALATIQVAGELYGTGSLEQKAVQDAWHTVGVTH
- a CDS encoding protealysin inhibitor emfourin; the encoded protein is MQISFVRTGGFAGLRQTAQVDVTTLPPDQARQVRAWLAAADFFHLPQTLTAPHPQPDRFQYQITIETDTERHTVRTSEETMPKSLRPLVDWLTAQTRPYRPQ
- a CDS encoding MFS transporter, with protein sequence MKPKAQWLNSTVLGIGMASLFSDLSHETVTSVLPSLLASFGLAAGALGTVEGVADGLSSAAKLYGGWLTDRIARRKPLCAAGYAGMAVATGLMALATNWGLVLLGRGLAWVARGLRTPARKALLAEAVTPETYGRAFGFERTMDTLGAVLAPLVTLALLASGLKQQPLLWLAVLPALLSVLAVVFWVQETPDRTPDPRPFLASMQGLPRPFIRLLGAMGLFGAGDFAHSLMILYAVKVLSPSLGMAQAATISVGLYALHNAVYAATSYPAGILADRMDKRTLLAGGYLLGALSALLMALGVDSLPLLALLFVLGGTYLGIEETLEDTLAAERLPTSLRGTGFGSLAVVNGLGDFVSSLSVGWLWATLGPGVGFGSAALLMMAGAIGVRRT
- a CDS encoding class I SAM-dependent methyltransferase yields the protein MDITAQVQAFYNRYPYPPEPLLDIPPLGWNWRWSWPIVHSLYYGYLPEHEDLTILDAGCGTGFGSQYLGYQNPQATVTAIDLSEVALEVGRERCRRAGVPKVQFQQGSLLDLKCGSYDFINCVGVLHHLPDPVAGLKILGERLAPGGLMHLFVYSELGRREIALMQEALRLFAPEDATQGVRLGRELFRTLPPDNPLRRFEQERWATENREDSSFADMYLQVQETCFNVYTLLELIEGARLHFVAFSNPEVWQIERLLGNHPELQARAQSLCAPDRYRLIELLDPVANHYELFLSRAPLHPWVPTDSELLAAHPHRAPYIGRWPSRTVFNYCYQELTLSEAQVHWLKGCDGSKTVAQLQAECPLPLPEIRHLTQNLLVLLARAR
- a CDS encoding amidohydrolase family protein, whose product is MSIPQALSAFLNNTPPGQPLAGTSYWILPALINAHDHLDFNLYPRLGTPPYPNSYQWGAEIYRPEHEPIRSILALPKRDRLLWGAYRNLLVGVTTVQHHNPRHWSLNWDFPITVPPYTWAHTPAQGTDLSRQQRLSRPERPFFIHGAEGTDATTAAEVPFLAQHNLLGPSTVLIHGINLNPQAIALLQQSGTALVWCPASNLYLYGQTAPIPALQAKGIPIALGSDSTLSGSDDLIAEIHFARRLGLVSDQVLYAMVTHQAARILGLPSSRSDFLLLEAPCAQTPWEALFTLSTATLHLVWGQGRPLLAAPAILPLLGPTHRLHPMYIDGHLRYLRGPLLDLLTRTERALGPRTYFGKHLKPHNR
- a CDS encoding M48 family metallopeptidase encodes the protein MVKPLLPLPDYVLRVSPRARQVYLKVSLQKGLVVTIPPGFNRQRIPEILEAKRDWLRRATERLAQQQAHLLAHPPDHLPTVLSLEALAEEWSVFYSPTDLPRTKVSMHGNELILEGKVADMATCRPMLYRWLTHKAQQHLVPWLESLSLETGLPFSQALIKGQKTRWGSCSRRGTISLNVQLLFLPAPLVRYVLIHELCHTREMNHSPRFWALVAHHLPHYRQLRTELRQAQRLVPTWLTHP